One stretch of Mycteria americana isolate JAX WOST 10 ecotype Jacksonville Zoo and Gardens chromosome 16, USCA_MyAme_1.0, whole genome shotgun sequence DNA includes these proteins:
- the UTP6 gene encoding U3 small nucleolar RNA-associated protein 6 homolog, with translation MAERIEQRLEDRVPELEQLERVGLFTRREVRAVLRKASALEYKIQRRALRKQDFINYIQYEINLLELIKKRRARIGYSFKKDEIENSILHRVHSLFNRAIGKWKEDVQLWLSHVAFCKQWNAKHQLSKVFSSMLAIHPNKPALWIMAAKWEMETQLSSESARRLFLRALRFHPECPKLYQEYFRMELMHAEKQRKEKKEFEQAKMDLGEFNYSEEILNGEMARIIYRDAAQKIKGVEFHLAVLSIAKLFDFTQDLQKEIIESLQTEYADDPLTWDYMARRELELGSLQSTEHTTKQMKVSEMTQREERCSAVFEEAVRAVPTEDMWKCYITFCLERYNRKTNSEELKQKRLERTLSVFHRAHESSLLPEALYKQWLQLLLESNLFEKATEVAEAATKRFSLSVETWQMRLQVLIQLKSDDVTQCFEEAIKHVKSKGTLPLWILWVEWSEGTNSKEDTEALYQRSLHATTSAESVTMKEKYLDWTYRNGGYKKVKRVFTSLCENRPFSLDFFRKMIQIEKEQESCKMLHLREYYERALREFGSTDSDLWLDYIKEELSHPQGKPENCGSIHWRAMKMLQGDLVEDFVSKYTLLQTGHL, from the exons ATGGCGGAGCGCATCGAGCAGCGGCTGGAGGATCGCGTCCCGGAGTTGGAGCAGCTGGAGCGGGTCGGGCTGTTCACGCGCAGGGAGGTCAG GGCCGTCCTGAGGAAGGCCTCGGCTCTGGAGTACAAAATACAGCGGAGAGCACTTCGGAAGCAGGATTTTATTAATTATATTCAG TATGAAATTAATCTGCTGGAACTGATCAAGAAAAGAAGAGCA CGCATCGGATATTCATTTAAGAAGGATGAAATTGAGAACTCTATTCTGCACAGAGTGCATAGTCTCTTCAACCGTGCTATAGGAAAATGGAAA GAAGATGTCCAGCTTTGGCTTTCACATGTTGCATTTTGCAAGCAGTGG AATGCAAAACATCAGCTTAGTAAGGTGTTTTCTTCCATGTTGGCCATTCATCCCAATAAACCAG CACTGTGGATTATGGCAGCAAAATGGGAAATGGAGACACAACTCTCATCAGAAAGTGCTAGGCGCTTGTTCCTTCGTGCTTTGCGCTTCCATCCAGAGTGCCCGAAACTTTATCAAGAA TATTTCAGAATGGAGCTGATGCAtgctgaaaaacagaggaaggaaaagaaagaatttgaacaAGCGAAGATGGACTTG GGGGAATTCAATTATTCTGAAGAGATTCTCAATGGAGAAATGGCTCGCATAATCTACAGGGATGCTGCTCAGAAAATTAAAG GTGTTGAGTTCCATCTGGCTGTGCTTTCTATTGCAAAGCTCTTTGATTTTACCCAGgatttgcaaaaagaaattattgaaaG TTTGCAGACCGAGTATGCTGATGATCCTCTTACATGGGACTACATGGCCCGTCGTGAGCTGGAGCTGGGGTCCCTGCAGTCCACAGAACACACCACAAAACAGATGAAAGTATCTGAAATGACCCAGAGAGAGGAACGGTGCTCTGCAGTCTTTGAAGAGGCTGTGAGAGCAGTCCCAACAG AGGACATGTGGAAATGCTACATCACTTTTTGCTTAGAGAGAtataacaggaaaacaaacagtgaaGAATTAAAGCAAAAG AGGCTGGAGAGGACACTGAGTGTGTTCCACAGAGCTCATGAGTCCAGTTTGCTGCCAGAAGCTCTCTATAAGCAGTGG CTTCAACTGTTACTGGAGTCCAACCTCTTTGAGAAGGCTACGGAGGTAGCAGAAGCTGCAACTAAGCGCTTCAGCCTGTCAGTGGAAACGTGGCAGATGAGGCTGCAGGTGCTGATCCAGCTGAAGAGTGACGATGTGACCCAGTGTTTTGAAGAAGCCATTAAGCACGTGAAATCTAAG GGCACTTTGCCGTTATGGATCCTCTGGGTGGAATGGAGTGAAGGCACAAACAGCAAGGAAGACACAGAAGCTCTCTACCAG AGATCCTTACATGCCACAACTTCTGCTGAATCTGTGACTATGAAAGAAAAGTATCTTGACTGGACTTACAGAAATGGTGGTTATAAGAAAGTTAAAAGAGTCTTTACCAG CCTGTGTGAAAATCGTCCATTTTCCCTTGACTTCTTCAGGAAGATGATCCAAATAGAAAAGGAGCAA GAATCCTGCAAAATGCTTCATCTGAGAGAATACTATGAACGTGCCTTGAGAGAGTTTGGTTCAACAGATTCTG accTCTGGCTGGATTATATCAAAGAGGAGCTAAGTCATCCCCAAGGCAAACCAGAAAACTGTGGGAGCATTCACTGGCGAGCTATGAAGATGTTGCAGGGAGACCTGGTGGAAGACTTTGTTTCCAAATATACTTTATTGCAAACTGGACATCTATGA